The Armatimonadota bacterium genome contains a region encoding:
- a CDS encoding tyrosine-type recombinase/integrase, translating to MDPQEQLLEPIEKFLDDLANLRGASPHTIAAYRSDLVQAASFFAQLNVTEWESISNAQMMQYHATLGAPLAPATSRRKLSAVRALLKHRQKSTKTSADLPSTGGFRRQRLLPKALSEPQMNALLEAMTGDTPESLRDRALFELLYGAGLRITEALELRLDQIRLDEKAISVTGKRGKTRWLPLPELTADWVAKYLELGRPQLVVRPTSRFILSNRGAELSRVMAYKILAQYQRLAGIDAHVSPHILRHSYAVHLLRNGADLRAVQELLGHESIATTQVYTQLDMEEVRRIYDGSHPRK from the coding sequence ATGGACCCGCAAGAACAACTCCTCGAACCCATAGAGAAGTTTTTGGACGATTTGGCGAACCTACGCGGAGCGAGTCCACACACGATTGCCGCCTATCGCTCCGACCTCGTTCAAGCGGCGTCATTCTTTGCGCAACTCAATGTTACTGAGTGGGAATCGATCTCTAATGCCCAGATGATGCAGTACCACGCAACACTGGGGGCACCCCTGGCCCCGGCAACCTCTCGTCGCAAGCTGTCGGCCGTTCGAGCACTGCTCAAGCACCGTCAAAAGTCCACAAAAACAAGTGCGGACCTTCCTTCGACGGGAGGATTCAGACGCCAGCGACTCCTGCCTAAAGCACTGTCGGAACCTCAAATGAATGCCCTGTTAGAGGCAATGACGGGAGACACTCCTGAATCCCTTCGAGACCGGGCATTGTTCGAACTCCTCTATGGCGCCGGCCTGCGGATCACCGAAGCTCTGGAATTGCGGCTCGATCAGATAAGACTTGACGAAAAAGCAATCTCGGTGACCGGAAAAAGAGGGAAGACCCGATGGTTGCCGTTGCCCGAACTCACTGCAGATTGGGTCGCGAAGTACTTGGAACTTGGACGTCCGCAACTCGTGGTGCGGCCCACGTCCCGTTTCATTTTGTCTAACAGGGGAGCAGAACTGTCGCGCGTCATGGCGTACAAGATTCTCGCCCAATACCAGCGGCTAGCAGGGATCGATGCTCATGTCAGCCCACACATATTGAGGCACTCTTATGCTGTTCACTTACTGCGGAATGGGGCGGACCTCCGAGCTGTTCAAGAACTGCTCGGTCACGAAAGCATCGCCACAACGCAGGTGTATACACAACTGGATATGGAAGAAGTACGTCGTATTTATGATGGTTCGCACCCGCGGAAGTAG
- a CDS encoding glycosyltransferase family 39 protein, with translation MNWQTSTRVALLFFVVSLVIRVIGIGWGLPSSQNIASFHPDEPVNWAVTQQVDPLKGDLDPGFYNYGTAFFAINHLVNDVVDALGMGATDPSVATVGQQANEIAAGRFISAVCGSILVSITFLILFGRVHLIGACFGAAAVMVAPGLVMHSRFLTPDVMAAMFVTLSLYSGILASESPAMKHWVWAGICAGLAAGTKYNGILALAGLLPALIAIQRSEIPKRFGVALGCALLTFVVSTPGVFINTAQFSKDFSYELWHTSAGHGLVFAGTSPGYIAHLANIAVAFGTLLLLLSVCGTVLAIRDRLKWMSGLLAFALLYYLLIGKAELKFVRYVFPLLPVLAVLVGAIVAKAHTAANTKWRGVVAIAILGTFGVFGGGVMDTTRATMLMNEKDIRITIADQLKSNGRGKSVGLVADPWFYTPALFPESSAPRYVPFKFREEARLSAQNPSVLRFVPPNPDERIDWDVRLLTEYKPDTIVFSSFETEGYERLAVQTPDDPRVAPFLDFTKRLKEQYDLEKVYASPIPPLHDMMYVRPTYYLWTRKNNSSNP, from the coding sequence ATGAACTGGCAAACATCAACTAGAGTCGCGTTGCTCTTTTTTGTCGTCTCGCTCGTGATTCGGGTGATCGGCATTGGCTGGGGGCTGCCTTCGAGTCAGAACATCGCCAGTTTTCATCCCGACGAACCGGTCAATTGGGCGGTAACACAGCAAGTCGATCCCCTCAAAGGCGATCTCGACCCCGGCTTCTACAATTACGGCACAGCCTTTTTCGCTATTAACCATTTGGTTAACGATGTCGTCGATGCTTTGGGGATGGGAGCGACCGATCCATCTGTGGCGACCGTCGGTCAACAAGCCAATGAGATTGCCGCAGGTCGATTCATTTCAGCAGTCTGCGGATCGATCCTTGTCAGCATCACGTTTCTGATTCTGTTCGGTAGGGTGCACTTGATCGGTGCGTGTTTTGGAGCCGCCGCAGTGATGGTGGCCCCCGGTCTTGTCATGCATTCCAGGTTTTTGACACCGGACGTCATGGCAGCAATGTTTGTCACGCTGAGTCTCTACAGCGGAATCCTTGCCAGCGAGTCTCCCGCGATGAAGCATTGGGTTTGGGCTGGCATTTGTGCTGGTCTCGCGGCGGGAACAAAGTACAACGGAATCCTGGCATTGGCCGGGTTGTTGCCGGCGTTGATCGCAATTCAGCGTTCGGAAATTCCAAAGCGGTTTGGCGTCGCCCTCGGTTGTGCGTTGCTGACTTTCGTGGTGAGCACTCCAGGTGTCTTCATAAACACCGCACAATTTTCTAAGGACTTTTCTTACGAGCTTTGGCATACGAGTGCTGGTCACGGACTCGTTTTTGCAGGCACCAGCCCCGGCTATATCGCTCACCTGGCGAACATCGCGGTGGCATTCGGAACATTGTTGCTGCTCCTTTCAGTCTGTGGCACCGTGCTCGCTATCCGAGATCGGTTGAAGTGGATGAGCGGCCTCCTTGCTTTCGCATTGCTCTATTACTTGCTGATCGGAAAAGCGGAGCTCAAGTTCGTTCGATACGTGTTTCCTCTACTTCCAGTGCTCGCGGTATTGGTCGGAGCGATCGTAGCCAAGGCCCACACCGCTGCCAACACAAAATGGCGAGGTGTTGTCGCCATCGCAATTCTGGGCACCTTCGGAGTGTTTGGCGGAGGGGTCATGGACACAACCCGGGCAACGATGTTGATGAATGAGAAGGATATCCGCATCACGATCGCCGATCAACTAAAATCAAACGGAAGAGGGAAGTCGGTTGGATTAGTCGCCGATCCATGGTTTTACACTCCCGCGTTATTCCCTGAATCAAGCGCGCCACGATATGTGCCTTTCAAGTTTAGAGAAGAGGCCAGGCTCAGTGCACAGAACCCATCGGTACTCCGGTTTGTGCCGCCAAACCCAGACGAACGGATTGATTGGGATGTACGGCTCCTAACCGAATACAAGCCCGATACAATCGTGTTTTCGAGCTTCGAAACCGAAGGATATGAGCGGCTGGCTGTTCAAACTCCCGATGACCCGCGTGTGGCCCCGTTCCTAGATTTCACCAAACGGTTAAAAGAACAATACGATCTGGAGAAGGTTTATGCCTCGCCGATCCCACCGCTCCACGACATGATGTACGTCCGTCCAACCTATTATTTATGGACCCGCAAGAACAACTCCTCGAACCCATAG